The Mycolicibacterium boenickei genome has a segment encoding these proteins:
- a CDS encoding HAD-IB family hydrolase/lysophospholipid acyltransferase family protein codes for MRLPGTLAEIEGSPEGPEIGAFFDLDGTLVAGFTGVIMTRDRLRRGQMGVGEFIGMVQAGLNHQLGRSEFEDLIGKGARMLRGNSLSDLDELGERLFVQHVQGRMYPEMRAMVRAHMARGHTVVLSSSALTVQVEPVARFLGIDNVLCNKFETDEDGLITGEVMRPVIWGPGKARAVQNFSAANGVDLTKSYFYADGDEDVALMYLVGNPRPTNPAGKLAAVAAKRGWPVLKFSSRSGSSPVAQLRTLASLATIPTVAAGAIGLGLLTRNKRTGVNFFTSNWSKLLMLTTGIELNVLGEENLTAQRPAVFIFNHRNQADPMIAGRLVGVDFTGVGKKELEKNPLMGPLGKVMDAAFIDRDDPEKAVESLHKVEELARKGLSILIAPEGTRLDTTEVGPFKKGPFRIAMAAGIPIVPIVIRNAEVIAHRDSSTFNPGKVDVAVYPPISVADWTVDNLSDRIAEVRQIYLDTLRSWPQDELPTFDVYSRVAPVKKAAPRRAAKKAPAKKAPAKKAAPKSDTSSPRSTPKGRP; via the coding sequence ATGCGGCTCCCCGGCACCCTGGCCGAGATCGAAGGGAGCCCGGAAGGCCCGGAGATCGGCGCATTCTTCGACCTGGACGGAACCCTGGTGGCCGGGTTCACTGGGGTGATCATGACCCGGGACCGGTTGCGCCGCGGCCAGATGGGCGTCGGTGAGTTCATCGGGATGGTGCAGGCCGGGCTGAACCACCAGCTGGGGCGCTCGGAGTTCGAGGACCTGATCGGCAAAGGCGCCCGGATGCTGCGCGGCAACTCGCTCAGTGATCTCGACGAGCTGGGTGAGCGGCTGTTCGTCCAGCACGTGCAGGGCCGCATGTACCCGGAGATGCGCGCGATGGTGCGTGCCCACATGGCCCGTGGGCACACCGTGGTGCTGAGTTCGTCGGCGCTGACGGTTCAGGTCGAGCCCGTCGCGCGTTTTCTCGGCATCGACAACGTGCTGTGCAACAAGTTCGAGACCGACGAGGACGGCCTGATCACCGGGGAGGTGATGAGGCCGGTCATCTGGGGTCCCGGCAAAGCCCGTGCGGTGCAGAACTTCTCGGCGGCCAACGGGGTGGACCTGACCAAGAGCTACTTCTACGCCGACGGCGACGAGGACGTCGCCCTGATGTACCTGGTGGGCAACCCGCGGCCAACGAATCCGGCGGGCAAGCTGGCCGCCGTCGCCGCCAAACGCGGCTGGCCGGTGCTGAAATTCAGCAGCCGCAGCGGCAGCAGTCCCGTCGCGCAACTGCGCACCCTGGCCAGCCTGGCCACCATCCCGACGGTCGCCGCCGGAGCGATCGGGCTCGGCCTGCTCACCCGCAACAAACGAACCGGGGTGAACTTCTTCACCTCGAACTGGAGCAAGCTGCTCATGCTCACCACCGGCATCGAGCTCAACGTCCTCGGCGAGGAGAACCTGACCGCACAACGTCCCGCGGTGTTCATCTTCAATCACCGCAACCAGGCCGACCCGATGATCGCGGGCCGGTTGGTCGGGGTGGACTTCACCGGCGTCGGGAAGAAGGAACTCGAGAAGAATCCCTTGATGGGTCCACTGGGCAAGGTCATGGATGCGGCATTCATCGACCGCGACGATCCCGAGAAGGCCGTCGAAAGCCTGCACAAGGTGGAAGAGCTTGCCCGCAAAGGCCTGTCGATCCTGATCGCTCCCGAGGGCACCCGGCTCGACACCACCGAGGTCGGCCCCTTCAAGAAGGGCCCGTTCCGCATCGCGATGGCCGCGGGTATTCCGATCGTGCCGATCGTGATCCGCAACGCCGAGGTGATCGCGCACCGCGATTCCAGCACCTTCAACCCCGGCAAGGTCGACGTCGCGGTGTATCCACCGATATCGGTGGCGGACTGGACGGTGGACAACCTGTCCGACCGCATCGCCGAGGTGCGGCAGATCTACCTCGACACGCTGAGATCCTGGCCGCAGGACGAGCTGCCCACATTCGACGTCTACTCCCGCGTCGCGCCGGTCAAGAAAGCCGCACCGCGCCGGGCCGCCAAGAAGGCACCGGCGAAGAAGGCGCCCGCGAAAAAGGCTGCACCCAAATCGGATACCTCGTCGCCGCGGTCGACTCCCAAGGGCCGACCGTGA
- a CDS encoding wax ester/triacylglycerol synthase family O-acyltransferase: MSDVPELDAAGLPEELSAVDQLLHRGEANPRTRSGILGVEILDTTPDWERFRARLDYASRKVLRLRQKVVMPTLPTAAPRWVVDPDFNLDYHVRRVRVPEPGTLRDVFDLAEIALQSPMDISRPLWSATLVEGLAGGRAATILHLSHAVSDGVGIVEMFANIYDLERDPEPTGPAPLPIPQDLSPNDLMREGISRLPGSIAGGVLGALGQAARTVTKVVRDPVSAVNGVVDYAMSGARVMGPAAHPSPLLRRRSLSSRTEAIDIPFSDLHRAAKAAGGSINDAYLAGLCGALRLYHDAKGISIETLPMAVPVNLRSEDDPAGGNRFAGVNLAAPVGIVDAETRIKAVRSQMMSKREERAIDIVGSIAPVLGLLPDAVLETVAGSVVNSDVQASNVPVYPGDTFIAGAKILRHYGIGPLPGVAMMVVLISRSGYITVTTRYDRAAISDEKLFAQCLLAGFDEVLALGGDGRAEPASFSSETSATNGSAAQ, from the coding sequence ATGAGCGACGTGCCGGAGTTGGACGCGGCCGGACTGCCCGAAGAACTGAGCGCAGTCGATCAGCTGTTGCATCGGGGTGAGGCAAACCCCCGCACCCGGTCCGGGATCCTCGGCGTCGAGATCCTCGACACCACACCGGATTGGGAACGATTCCGGGCCCGTCTGGACTACGCGTCGCGCAAGGTTCTGCGGCTGCGTCAGAAGGTCGTCATGCCGACCCTGCCCACAGCTGCACCGCGCTGGGTCGTCGACCCTGACTTCAACCTCGACTATCACGTCCGGCGGGTGCGGGTCCCGGAGCCGGGAACGCTGCGTGACGTGTTCGACCTGGCCGAGATCGCGCTGCAGTCGCCGATGGACATCAGCCGCCCGCTGTGGAGTGCCACCCTGGTCGAGGGGCTGGCGGGTGGGCGCGCGGCGACCATCTTGCACCTGAGCCACGCGGTGTCCGACGGCGTCGGCATCGTCGAGATGTTCGCCAACATCTACGACCTCGAACGCGATCCCGAACCGACCGGCCCGGCGCCGCTGCCCATCCCGCAGGACCTCTCGCCCAACGACCTGATGCGGGAGGGAATCAGCCGCCTCCCCGGATCGATCGCCGGCGGCGTGCTCGGTGCCCTCGGACAGGCGGCCCGCACAGTGACCAAGGTGGTGCGCGACCCGGTCTCCGCGGTCAACGGTGTGGTCGACTACGCGATGTCCGGGGCCCGGGTGATGGGGCCGGCCGCGCACCCGTCGCCGCTGCTTCGGCGCCGGAGCCTGTCGTCACGCACGGAAGCGATCGACATCCCGTTCTCCGATCTGCATCGGGCGGCCAAGGCCGCAGGTGGTTCGATCAACGACGCCTACCTGGCCGGGCTGTGCGGCGCGCTCCGGCTCTACCACGACGCCAAAGGCATCTCGATCGAGACGCTGCCGATGGCGGTGCCGGTCAACCTGCGTTCCGAGGACGATCCGGCCGGCGGCAACCGCTTCGCCGGGGTCAACCTTGCCGCGCCAGTCGGAATCGTCGACGCGGAAACCCGGATCAAGGCCGTTCGCTCGCAGATGATGAGCAAGCGCGAGGAGCGCGCCATCGACATCGTGGGCTCGATCGCGCCTGTGCTGGGCCTGCTGCCCGACGCCGTGCTCGAGACGGTGGCCGGCTCGGTGGTGAACTCCGACGTGCAAGCCAGCAATGTGCCGGTCTATCCGGGGGACACCTTCATCGCCGGGGCGAAGATCTTGCGCCACTACGGAATAGGCCCGCTGCCCGGCGTCGCGATGATGGTGGTCCTGATCTCGCGGTCGGGATACATCACCGTCACCACCCGTTACGACCGGGCCGCCATCTCCGACGAGAAGCTGTTCGCCCAGTGCCTGCTGGCGGGCTTCGACGAGGTGCTGGCGCTCGGCGGCGACGGCCGGGCGGAGCCGGCCTCCTTCAGCAGCGAAACGTCGGCGACGAACGGGAGTGCTGCACAGTGA
- a CDS encoding glycerol-3-phosphate 1-O-acyltransferase: MTAAIDDYPSFSTTDDALVLASVSSPAELELLNDWLKAQRREHPDTTVEVLQLPATDEPAPGVVARLVEELESDEDRLVVPVRVFWVPGGLPTRLKVVGLISGRDTYRPPEILQRRILRKDPARARIVAGEPAKVSELRKQWSETTVAENPREFARFVLRRAVLAIERVELRLLGPEYKSPRLVKPEMLDSARFRQGLEQIPGATVEKAGEMLDELSTGWSRFSVDLIPTLGRAIFSRGFDPRIDYDRTEIESMRHALEQHPAVLLFSHRSYLDGVIVPVAMQENRLPPVYTFAGINLSFGLMGPLFRHSGVIFLRRKLDDPLYKYVLRQYVGYIVEKRFNLNWSIEGTRSRTGKMLPPKLGLLAYVANAYLDGRSDDILLQPVSISFDQLHETAEYAAYARGGEKTPEGLSWLYNFIKAQGERNYGKIYVRFPEAVSMREHLGEPGGEMAHDEAAKRLAMQKMAFEVAWRILRVTPVTATNLVSALLLGARGVALTLDQLHHTLQDSLDYLERKNTPMTNSALRLRTAEGVRSAVDALSGGHPVTLVDSGREPVWRIAPEDELEAAFYRNSLIHAFQETSIVELALAYAARAAEDPLQAFWDQVMRLRDLLKFDFYFADSAAFRDNVAEELSWYDRTPEGQAAGGWEAKVSAGGEDIYQMLRSKRPLLVGAMLRPFFEAYGIVADVLRDAPAEISERDLTRRALGVGRQYVAQGRVGSNESVSALLFATARQVAADQDLLVNGPDLQARRNAFRDELRGIVADMDKVDEIAREQFYFREKQRRGEQAP, encoded by the coding sequence GTGACCGCGGCCATCGACGACTACCCGAGCTTCAGCACCACTGACGATGCCCTGGTGCTCGCGTCGGTGTCGTCACCGGCCGAGCTCGAACTACTCAACGACTGGCTGAAGGCGCAGCGGCGCGAACACCCCGACACGACCGTCGAGGTACTGCAGCTGCCGGCCACCGACGAACCCGCCCCCGGCGTGGTCGCCCGCCTGGTCGAGGAGCTGGAATCGGACGAGGACCGGCTGGTGGTTCCGGTCCGGGTGTTCTGGGTGCCCGGCGGGCTACCCACCCGGCTGAAAGTGGTCGGGTTGATCTCCGGCCGCGACACCTACCGGCCGCCGGAAATTCTGCAGCGGCGCATCCTGCGCAAGGACCCGGCGCGCGCCCGGATCGTCGCCGGTGAACCAGCCAAGGTATCGGAACTGCGCAAGCAGTGGAGCGAGACCACGGTCGCGGAAAACCCCAGGGAATTCGCACGATTCGTCCTGCGCCGGGCGGTGCTGGCGATCGAGCGGGTGGAGCTGCGCCTGCTCGGCCCCGAATACAAGTCGCCGCGGCTGGTCAAGCCGGAGATGCTCGACTCGGCGCGCTTCCGGCAGGGCCTGGAGCAGATTCCGGGGGCGACGGTCGAGAAGGCCGGGGAGATGCTCGACGAGCTCTCCACGGGGTGGAGCCGCTTCTCGGTGGACCTGATCCCGACTCTGGGCCGGGCCATCTTCAGCCGTGGATTCGACCCGCGCATCGACTACGACCGCACCGAGATCGAGTCGATGCGCCATGCCCTGGAACAACATCCGGCGGTGCTGCTGTTCTCGCACCGCTCATATCTCGACGGGGTCATCGTCCCCGTGGCCATGCAGGAGAACCGGCTTCCGCCGGTCTACACGTTCGCGGGCATCAACCTGTCGTTCGGTCTGATGGGTCCGCTGTTCCGGCATTCCGGCGTCATCTTCCTGCGCCGCAAACTCGATGACCCGCTGTACAAGTACGTGCTGCGGCAGTACGTGGGCTACATCGTGGAGAAGCGGTTCAATCTGAACTGGTCCATCGAGGGCACCCGGTCCCGGACCGGAAAGATGTTGCCGCCCAAGCTCGGACTGCTCGCGTATGTCGCGAACGCGTACCTCGACGGCCGCAGCGACGACATCCTGCTGCAGCCGGTTTCGATCAGCTTCGACCAGTTGCACGAGACAGCCGAGTACGCCGCCTACGCCCGCGGCGGTGAGAAGACGCCCGAGGGCCTGAGCTGGCTGTACAACTTCATCAAGGCGCAGGGCGAACGCAACTACGGCAAGATCTACGTCCGCTTCCCCGAAGCGGTTTCGATGCGCGAGCATCTGGGCGAGCCGGGCGGCGAGATGGCCCACGACGAGGCGGCCAAACGCCTGGCGATGCAGAAGATGGCCTTCGAGGTGGCCTGGCGCATCCTGCGCGTCACGCCGGTCACCGCGACCAACCTGGTCTCGGCGCTGCTGCTGGGTGCCCGCGGGGTGGCGCTGACGCTGGATCAGCTGCACCACACGCTGCAGGACTCGCTGGACTACCTGGAGCGCAAGAACACCCCGATGACCAACAGTGCGCTGCGGCTGCGGACCGCCGAGGGCGTGCGTTCCGCCGTCGACGCCCTGTCCGGTGGGCACCCGGTGACGCTCGTCGACAGCGGGCGCGAACCGGTGTGGCGGATCGCCCCCGAGGACGAGCTGGAGGCGGCGTTCTACCGCAACTCCCTGATCCATGCCTTCCAGGAGACCTCGATCGTCGAACTGGCCCTGGCGTATGCCGCCCGCGCCGCCGAGGACCCGCTGCAGGCGTTCTGGGATCAGGTGATGCGGCTGCGTGATCTGCTCAAGTTCGATTTCTACTTCGCGGATTCGGCGGCCTTCCGCGACAACGTCGCCGAGGAGCTGTCGTGGTACGACCGTACGCCGGAAGGACAGGCGGCCGGAGGCTGGGAAGCGAAGGTCTCCGCAGGCGGCGAGGACATCTATCAGATGTTGCGCAGCAAGCGACCGCTGTTGGTGGGCGCCATGTTGCGCCCGTTCTTCGAGGCCTACGGGATCGTGGCCGACGTGTTGCGCGATGCGCCGGCCGAGATCAGCGAGCGGGACCTGACCAGGCGGGCGCTGGGCGTCGGGCGCCAATACGTCGCCCAGGGCCGGGTGGGCAGCAACGAGTCGGTGTCGGCGCTGCTGTTCGCCACCGCGCGTCAGGTGGCCGCCGATCAGGACCTGCTGGTCAACGGCCCCGATCTGCAGGCGCGCCGCAATGCCTTCCGGGACGAACTGCGTGGGATCGTCGCCGACATGGACAAGGTCGACGAGATCGCCCGTGAGCAGTTCTACTTCCGGGAGAAGCAGCGTCGCGGCGAGCAGGCTCCCTAG
- a CDS encoding Fic family protein encodes MSSHGATTAVGYETLTWDTSTEAGYARQNVRAALRQSGDYQAAIPAEVENLEVSLPSRILADAEEASQEIARFDAELGDEIAPFASVLLRSESAASSKIENLTASARAIAEAETLGHSSRRNASVIVANTEAMQAAVALAGHIDGTAILAMHAALMSASNPDIAGRWRTEQVWIGGGDFGPRGADFIAPQHSRVPGAIDDLIRFAGRDDIPVLPQIAIAHAQFETIHPFPDGNGRTGRALIQAMLRNKRLTRQVTVPVSAGLLTDTDSYFQALTAYREGDPIPIVERLSAASILAVDNGRHLVSDLRTIREFWASKITARRDSAVHRIADLLIKRPVINAKLLTRELNIPMSNVYRYLDPLIKAGIIVEFTDQSRNRAWRAPEVLAALDAFAERAGRRS; translated from the coding sequence GTGTCATCACATGGCGCCACAACCGCCGTCGGGTACGAGACCCTGACATGGGATACGTCGACCGAGGCTGGATACGCGCGTCAGAATGTGCGGGCAGCGCTGCGGCAGTCTGGTGATTACCAGGCAGCGATTCCTGCAGAGGTCGAAAATCTTGAGGTCTCCCTTCCCTCTCGCATCCTTGCCGATGCAGAGGAGGCCAGCCAGGAGATCGCCCGCTTCGACGCGGAACTCGGTGACGAGATTGCACCCTTCGCCTCGGTGCTGCTCCGGTCAGAATCGGCTGCCAGCTCCAAGATCGAGAATCTGACCGCTTCAGCGCGCGCCATCGCCGAAGCCGAGACACTCGGACATTCCAGCCGTCGCAATGCCTCGGTGATCGTCGCAAACACCGAGGCCATGCAGGCCGCCGTCGCACTAGCCGGCCACATCGACGGTACCGCCATCCTTGCGATGCACGCTGCGCTAATGAGCGCCAGCAATCCGGACATCGCCGGCAGGTGGCGAACCGAGCAGGTATGGATTGGTGGCGGCGACTTCGGTCCCCGTGGCGCAGACTTCATCGCACCGCAGCACAGTCGGGTCCCAGGCGCCATCGACGACTTGATCCGGTTCGCCGGGCGCGACGATATCCCCGTTCTTCCCCAGATTGCTATCGCGCACGCGCAGTTCGAGACTATTCACCCGTTTCCGGACGGAAATGGCCGCACCGGCAGAGCGCTCATCCAGGCGATGTTGCGCAACAAGCGGCTGACTCGTCAGGTCACGGTCCCAGTCTCGGCGGGCCTGCTTACTGATACCGATTCCTATTTCCAAGCGCTGACCGCATACCGCGAGGGTGACCCTATCCCGATCGTCGAAAGGCTCTCTGCTGCATCGATCCTCGCAGTCGACAACGGCCGCCACCTCGTGAGCGACTTACGAACCATCAGGGAATTCTGGGCATCGAAGATCACCGCTCGCCGGGATTCCGCTGTACACCGTATCGCCGACCTGCTGATCAAACGCCCTGTCATCAACGCAAAACTATTGACCCGTGAACTGAACATCCCGATGAGCAACGTTTACCGCTATCTGGACCCATTGATCAAGGCAGGGATCATCGTCGAATTCACAGACCAGTCACGAAATCGCGCCTGGCGCGCACCTGAAGTGCTTGCTGCGCTTGATGCTTTCGCCGAACGCGCCGGGCGGCGAAGCTGA